From one Musa acuminata AAA Group cultivar baxijiao chromosome BXJ2-6, Cavendish_Baxijiao_AAA, whole genome shotgun sequence genomic stretch:
- the LOC135614689 gene encoding protein TITANIA-like — protein MFAESDPLKDSTPNPQPTLPSRNPLDLEASPAKPHLFRDAAAESPPTKPGASSAPQELTLSYLCDNNKLGASAAQEKEGRSADLFVSLEKSRLKGKEIAPDPSEDEDRRCVERDFLQLTGGKLSAKREAPEGFGEGDGREKKVKIETLNLSLAPPNLSLSLNSAIPATNGAAAAATPGVPVSVVPPKTTYSNSMRPANSEDYAPSLSYSCSVPFSHNPSCSLTRNSTENYEFSRGENDKIWYAGEGTNGSVHSKFKPVGDGNTIAFVNHNKEVNNSLYRANSSDNVSFFPSELPARPVKGNGVASSDSGRNGMLTRPDRVLREIVSESVPVMAQLLHDFPNESLEALRECLRNLMEVPEMTDEFASLQRKLERRSDLTLEILSKAHRTQLEILVAIKTGIVSYVSGKSRIPTNELAEIFLLMRCRNVNCKSVLPVDDCECKICSNNKGFCNSCTCPVCLKFDCALNTCSWVGCDVCSHWCHAVCGIEKNLIRPGPSSKGPIGMTEMQFQCLGCGHASEMFGFVKEVFNECAKNWGPETLMKELDCVTKIFRASEDFEGKGLHAKAEEVLNMLIKKVVAPKDACASMLQFFKYGVTEFSVTGSSSKNILALATQHVDTPLPSAAAINVAKSTINFSPATAMLDKQMDALKADAKPFAFEPHFSSSKDDGYKSLETIVKCKEAEAKLFQKLADDARREVEGYRQIVRAKSEKLEEEYATKIAKLCLQETEERRRKKLEELKFLENSHCDYQNMKMRMQAEIASLLERMEATKKMWV, from the exons ATGTTCGCCGAATCCGATCCCCTCAAGGACTCCACTCCGAATCCCCAGCCCACCCTTCCCAGCCGTAACCCTCTCGATCTTGAGGCCTCGCCGGCGAAGCCCCACCTTTTCCGGGACGCCGCCGCCGAGTCGCCACCCACGAAGCCCGGCGCATCCTCCGCCCCCCAGGAGCTCACCCTCAGCTACCTTTGCGACAACAATAAGCTCGGAGCCTCCGCCGCCCAGGAAAAGGAGGGCCGTAGCGCCGATCTTTTTGTTTCCCTTGAGAAATCCCGGTTGAAGGGCAAGGAGATCGCGCCGGATCCCTCGGAAGATGAAGATCGTCGGTGCGTCGAGCGGGACTTCCTCCAATTGACCGGTGGCAAGCTGTCCGCGAAGAGGGAGGCGCCCGAGGGGTTCGGCGAGGGCGATGGCCGCGAGAAGAAGGTCAAGATCGAGACTCTGAACCTCTCCCTTGCCCCGCCCAACCTTTCCTTGTCGCTCAACTCTGCTATCCCGGCAACGAATGGGGCCGCCGCGGCTGCCACACCAGGAGTTCCTGTTTCGGTGGTTCCTCCGAAGACGACTTACAGTAACAGCATGCGACCTGCAAATTCGGAGGATTATGCCCCCTCGCTCTCGTACTCGTGCTCCGTCCCATTCTCGCACAACCCCAGCTGCTCCCTGACGCGAAACTCCACCGAGAATTACGAGTTCTCAAGGGGGGAAAACGATAAGATTTGGTACGCTGGAGAGGGGACAAATGGGTCAGTTCATAGTAAGTTTAAGCCTGTGGGTGATGGCAATACCATCGCTTTTGTGAATCACAACAAAGAAGTCAACAACAGTCTGTACAGGGCCAATAGCTCTGACAATGTCTCGTTCTTCCCATCTGAATTGCCTGCAAGGCCTGTGAAAGGTAATGGTGTTGCGAGTTCAGATAGCGGGAGAAATGGCATGCTTACCAGGCCAGATAGGGTTTTGAGAGAAATAGTCTCCGAGTCGGTGCCTGTTATGGCACAATTGCTCCATGACTTTCCTAATGAATCGTTGGAAGCACTGAGAGAGTGTCTTAGGAATCTTATGGAAGTACCAGAGATGACGGATGAGTTTGCTAGCCTGCAGAGGAAACTAGAGAGGAGATCGGATCTTACGTTAGAGATCCTCTCGAAAGCACACAGGACACAGCTTGAAATTTTGGTTGCTATCAAAACTGGTATTGTATCCTATGTCTCAGGAAAGAGCCGGATCCCTACTAACGAGTTGGCTGAGATTTTCTTGCTCATGCGGTGCAGGAACGTGAATTGCAAGAGCGTCCTGCCTGTTGATGACTGTGAATGTAAGATATGTTCCAACAATAAGGGGTTCTGTAACAGCTGCACGTGTCCTGTGTGTTTGAAGTTTGATTGTGCTTTGAATACGTGCAGTTGGGTTGGTTGTGATGTTTGTTCTCATTGGTGCCATGCTGTTTGTGGCATTGAGAAGAATCTAATTAGACCTGGCCCAAGCTCGAAAGGACCTATAGGCATGACCGAGATGCAATTCCAGTGCCTGGGCTGTGGGCATGCTTCTGAGATGTTTGGATTTGTTAAAGAAGTATTTAATGAGTGTGCCAAGAATTGGGGTCCTGAGACATTGATGAAAGAGCTGGACTGTGTTACGAAAATCTTCCGTGCCAGTGAAGATTTTGAAGGAAAGGGGCTTCATGCAAAAGCTGAGGAGGTCCTCAACATGCTCATTAAAAAAGTAGTCGCCCCCAAGGACGCATGTGCTAGCATGCTGCAGTTCTTCAAAT ACGGAGTCACAGAGTTCTCCGTTACTGGAAGCTCCTCCAAAAACATACTTGCTCTAGCAACCCAGCATGTAGATACACCTCTTCCATCCGCGGCAGCCATCAATGTGGCAAAATCTACCATCAACTTCAGCCCTGCCACTGCCATGCTAGACAAACAGATGGATGCACTAAAAGCAGATGCCAAACCTTTTGCATTCGAACCCCATTTCAGTTCGTCAAAGGATGACGGATATAAAAGTTTGGAGACCATTGTGAAATGCAAAGAGGCAGAGGCGAAGCTCTTCCAGAAACTGGCAGATGATGCCAGGAGAGAAGTCGAGGGTTACCGCCAGATAGTCCGTGCCAAGTCTGAGAAGTTGGAGGAAGAGTACGCCACCAAGATTGCAAAACTGTGCCTGCAGGAGACCGAAGAGAGGCGTAGGAAGAAGCTGGAGGAACTGAAGTTTCTAGAGAACTCTCATTGTGATTATCAAAACATGAAGATGAGGATGCAAGCTGAGATTGCAAGTTTGCTGGAACGGATGGAAGCAACAAAGAAGATGTGGGTGTAG